One window of the Solanum stenotomum isolate F172 chromosome 11, ASM1918654v1, whole genome shotgun sequence genome contains the following:
- the LOC125843833 gene encoding abscisic-aldehyde oxidase-like isoform X3 has product MDERQKNVSLVLAVNGERFELPCVDPSTTLLHFLRSETCFKSPKLGCGEGGCGACVVLVSKYDPNLKKIEDFSVSSCLTLLCSLNGCSITTSEGLGNTRDGFHSIHERFAGFHASQCGFCTPGMCMSFFSALVNADKGNKPDPPPGFSKLTSSEAEKAIAGNLCRCTGYRPIADACKSFASDVDIEDLGFNSFWKKGDSKEVKVSKLPPYDPTKNFSMYPEFLKSESATNLESSRRYPWYSPVSIEELRSLLYSNVTENGASFKLIVGNTGTGYYKETQRYDHYIDLRYIPEPSIIKRDQTGIEVGAAVTISKLISFLKEENKVNLGSYGTLVSQKLANHMEKIASPFVRNSASVGGNLVMAQKNGFPSDIATLFLGLCATVSLMTSHGVEKLTWEELLSRPPLDSRTVLLSVCIPFKQDQSSLQIHSKVLFETFRTAPRPHGSALAYINAAFQADVSLCQKGLLINNIQLAFGAYGTKHATRAKKVEEYLTRKILNIHVLYEALKLVKVEVVPEDGTLHPEYRSSLAVSYVYEFLYPFTDVHSAISGGLLSGISDISVEEFSKSCNDGCISQGREQTLLSSAKQVVELSTEYYPVGEPMKKVGAAMQASGEAVYVDDIPSPPNCLHGAFIYSTKPLAGVKGVQLESNQSTDGVSTIITSKDIPSGGENVGVITMSDPEPLFADDLARCAGDRIALVVADSQRSADVAARTALVEYDTENIYSPILTVEEAVEKSSFFQIPPYMNPKQVGDFSKGMSEADHKILSAEIRLGSEYYFYMETQTALAIPDEDNCMVVYTSSQCPENMQHVIASCLGVPEHNICVITRRVGGGFGGKGVRSMPVSTACALAAYKLRRPVRICVNRNSDMIMTGGRHPMKVTYSVGFKSSGKITALHLDILMNAGITEDISPLLPSNVIKALKKYDWGALSFNVKLCKTNLTSKSAMRAPGEVQGSYIAEAIIEHVASLLSMEVDSVRNKNFHTFESLNLFYGNIVAEGEYTLPSIVDKLAVSSSFFQRSKMIEQFNQHNTWKKRGISRVPIVYEVMQRPTSGKVSILQDGSIVVEVGGIEIGQGLWTKVRQMTAYALGLIDSSWAEDLVEKVRVIQADTLSLVQAGFTAGSTTSETSCEAVRLCCDTLVERLTPLKKQMQEQNGSVYWPMLIRQAQAQSVSLAANSYYVPESGSMSYLNFGAAVSEVEINILTGETAILQSDIIYDCGQSLNPAVDLGQIEGAFVHGIGFFMHEEYLTNKDGLMVSNSTWTYKIPTIDTIPQNFNVHVVNSGHHEKRVLSSKASGEPPLLLAASVHCAARAAVKAAREQLKLWGKLDGSASEFYLDVPAILPVVKTQCGLDYVEKYLESLLAQKSN; this is encoded by the exons ATGgatgaaagacaaaaaaatgtgAGTTTGGTTTTGGCAGTTAATGGAGAAAGGTTTGAGTTGCCATGTGTTGATCCTTCTACAACTTTGCTTCACTTCTTGCGCTCTGAGACTTGTTTCAAGAGTCCCAAGCTTGGTTGTGGAGAAG GTGGTTGTGGGGCTTGTGTTGTTCTGGTGTCGAAGTATGATCCCAATCTTAAAAAGATCGAAGATTTTAGCGTGAGTTCATGCCTTACACTTCTTTGCAGTTTAAATGGTTGTTCAATTACGACAAGTGAAGGCCTTGGGAACACCAGAGATGGTTTTCACTCTATTCATGAAAGGTTTGCCGGTTTCCATGCTTCTCAATGCGGTTTTTGCACTCCTGGCATGTGTATGTCATTTTTTTCAGCTCTCGTCAATGCCGATAAAGGAAACAAACCCGATCCTCCACCAGGATTCTCTAAGCTTACTTCATCTGAAGCTGAAAAGGCCATAGCAGGGAACCTTTGTCGATGCACTGGATACCGGCCTATTGCTGATGCCTGCAAGAGTTTTGCTTCTGACGTTGATATCGAGGATTTGGGgttcaattctttttggaaaaaaGGAGATTCCAAGGAAGTGAAAGTAAGTAAGTTACCTCCCTATGATCCAACCAAGAATTTCAGTATGTATCCCGAGTTCTTGAAAAGTGAATCTGCCACGAATTTGGAATCCTCAAGGAGGTACCCTTGGTACAGTCCTGTTTCCATTGAGGAGCTACGGAGCTTGTTGTACTCCAATGTGACGGAAAATGGTGCAAGCTTCAAACTTATCGTTGGAAATACCGGCACAGGTTATTATAAGGAAACTCAGCGATATGATCATTACATTGATCTCAGGTACATTCCTGAACCCTCAATCATCAAAAGAGATCAGACTGGCATTGAAGTTGGAGCAGCTGTGACTATCTCTAAACTGATTTCATTCTTGAAAGAGGAAAACAAAGTCAATTTGGGTTCATACGGGACGTTGGTGTCCCAAAAACTAGCTAACCACATGGAGAAGATTGCTTCACCATTTGTTAGAAACTCAGCTAGTGTGGGAGGAAATTTGGTTATGGCACAGAAGAATGGTTTTCCTTCAGATATTGCTACATTATTTCTTGGACTTTGTGCTACTGTTAGCTTAATGACCAGTCATGGAGTTGAAAAGCTCACATGGGAGGAGTTATTATCAAGACCACCGCTAGACTCAAGGACTGTGCTTCTAAGTGTTTGTATCCCATTTAAGCAAGATCAAAGTTCTTTACAAATTCATTCTAAAGTTTTGTTTGAAACCTTTCGAACTGCTCCACGACCTCATGGGAGTGCATTGGCATATATAAATGCCGCTTTCCAGGCTGATGTTTCTCTCTGCCAGAAGGGCCTCTTGATAAACAATATACAGTTGGCGTTTGGTGCTTATGGCACAAAACATGCAACAAGGGCTAAAAAGGTAGAGGAATATCTAACCAGGAAGATATTAAATATACATGTTTTATATGAAGCACTTAAATTAGTCAAAGTAGAAGTGGTACCGGAAGATGGCACTTTACACCCCGAGTACAGATCAAGCTTGGCTGTCAGTTATGTTTACGAGTTTCTTTATCCCTTCACTGATGTTCATTCTGCTATTTCTGGTGGTTTACTCAGTGGAATTAGTGACATCTCAGTTGAGGAATTTTCCAAAAGTTGTAATGATGGTTGCATTAGTCAGGGGAGAGAACAAACACTACTGTCTTCTGCAAAGCAAGTCGTGGAATTAAGCACCGAGTACTATCCAGTAGGTGAACCGATGAAGAAGGTTGGAGCTGCCATGCAAGCTTCTG GTGAAGCTGTTTATGTAGATGACATTCCTTCACCACCAAATTGCCTGCATGGAGCATTTATCTATAGTACAAAACCATTAGCAGGTGTAAAGGGAGTCCAGCTTGAGTCGAATCAATCAACAGATGGAGTCAGCACCATTATTACTTCTAAAGATATTCCAAGTGGAGGGGAAAATGTAGGAGTTATTACAATGTCTGATCCCGAGCCCTTATTTGCAGATGATCTCGCCCGATGCGCTGGTGACAGAATTGCTCTTGTG GTTGCTGACAGTCAGAGGTCTGCTGATGTGGCTGCAAGAACAGCCCTCGTTGAATATGACACTGAAAATATATATTCTCCCATTTTAACCGTTGAGGAAGCTGTTGAGAAATCTAGCTTTTTCCAAATCCCGCCATATATGAATCCAAAACAAGTTGGTGATTTCTCAAAAGGAATGTCTGAAGCAGATCATAAGATTCTCTCTGCTGAG ATAAGACTCGGTTCGGAGTACTATTTTTATATGGAGACACAGACTGCCCTTGCAATTCCAGATGAAGACAACTGCATGGTTGTTTATACTTCAAGCCAGTGCCCTGAGAACATGCAACATGTTATTGCCAGTTGTCTTGGTGTTCCCGAACACAATATCTGTGTAATTACAAGAAGGGTTGGAGGTGGCTTTGGGGGCAAGGGAGTTAGATCAATGCCT GTTTCCACAGCCTGTGCACTAGCAGCATACAAGTTAAGACGACCTGTCAGGATATGCGTCAACCGGAACAGTGACATGATAATGACAGGAGGACGACACCCGATGAAAGTAACATACAGTGTAGGATTCAAATCGAGCGGAAAGATCACAGCATTACATCTTGATATATTGATGAATGCCGGGATCACAGAAGATATAAGCCCACTCTTACCATCAAATGTGATTAaagcattaaaaaaatatgattgggGTGCCTTATCTTTCAATGTAAAACTGTGCAAGACAAATCTTACCAGCAAGTCAGCTATGCGGGCCCCTGGGGAGGTGCAAGGATCTTATATAGCTGAAGCTATAATCGAGCACGTGGCAAGTTTACTCTCGATGGAGGTGGACTCAGTCAGAAACAAAAATTTCCATACATTTGAAAGCCTTAATTTATTCTATGGTAACATTGTAGCAGAAGGAGAATATACATTACCTAGTATCGTGGATAAGTTGGCAGTGTCGTCGAGCTTTTTCCAACGAAGCAAGATGATAGAACAATTCAACCAGCATAACACATGGAAGAAAAGGGGTATTTCTCGAGTGCCTATTGTGTATGAAGTTATGCAACGACCAACCTCAGGAAAAGTCAGCATTCTGCAAGATGGATCGATCGTAGTAGAGGTTGGAGGGATTGAAATTGGCCAAGGGCTATGGACAAAGGTTAGACAGATGACTGCCTATGCACTTGGTTTAATTGATAGTAGTTGGGCCGAAGACCTCGTGGAGAAAGTTCGAGTCATACAAGCAGACACCTTGAGCTTAGTGCAAGCCGGGTTTACAGCTGGAAGCACTACATCGGAAACAAGCTGTGAAGCTGTTAGACTTTGCTGTGATACCTTGGTTGAAAGACTGACCCCTTTGAAGAAACAGATGCAGGAACAAAATGGCTCTGTTTATTGGCCAATGCTGATTCGCCAG GCACAAGCGCAATCAGTAAGCTTAGCAGCAAATTCCTATTATGTACCAGAATCCGGTTCCATGAGTTATTTGAACTTTGGCGCTGCTGTCAGTGAG GTGGAGATTAATATTCTGACTGGAGAGACTGCCATTTTGCAGTCGGATATCATTTACGACTGCGGGCAGAGCTTGAATCCAGCCGTTGATTTGGGACAG ATTGAAGGGGCTTTTGTACATGGAATCGGATTTTTCATGCACGAAGAATATCTTACAAACAAAGACGGGTTAATGGTCTCAAATAGCACTTGGACATACAAGATCCCAACTATTGACACCATACCTCAGAATTTCAATGTTCATGTGGTAAACAGTGGACATCACGAAAAACGCGTTCTCTCATCTAAAG CATCTGGTGAACCGCCGTTGCTTCTGGCAGCTTCAGTCCACTGTGCAGCAAGAGCAGCCGTTAAAGCAGCACGTGAACAGCTCAAACTATGGGGCAAGCTTGACGGGTCTGCTTCAGAATTCTATCTAGACGTCCCCGCCATATTACCCGTTGTGAAGACACAGTGTGGCCTGGATTATGTGGAAAAATACTTGGAAAGTTTGCTGGCTCAGAAATCTAACTAA